A genome region from Gigantopelta aegis isolate Gae_Host chromosome 3, Gae_host_genome, whole genome shotgun sequence includes the following:
- the LOC121368891 gene encoding D(1)-like dopamine receptor, whose translation MNDTQPPSSMNATLPAMNHTQPRWNNTSHVTVTSVPWTRIILGAGLYVIVFITVFGNCLVLVAVSREKRLRTIFNYYIVNLAVTDIAVAVTAMGFYTIENVLGYWPFGEFMCGVWIFFDYGMTFSSVFTLIVISVDRFWSVSWSLHYRIHHKKKKAFISIAVVW comes from the coding sequence ATGAATGATACTCAACCTCCATCATCAATGAATGCTACCCTACCTGCAATGAACCACACTCAACCTCGGTGGAACAATACTTCACACGTGACGGTCACGTCGGTTCCGTGGACGAGAATCATACTCGGCGCGGGACTCTACGTCATCGTCTTCATCACCGTCTTCGGCAACTGCCTCGTCCTGGTTGCAGTGTCCCGGGAGAAACGTTTGCGGACGATCTTCAACTACTACATCGTCAACCTGGCAGTGACGGACATAGCGGTGGCGGTGACGGCCATGGGCTTCTACACTATCGAAAACGTCCTGGGCTACTGGCCGTTCGGGGAGTTCATGTGCGGAGTGTGGATCTTCTTTGACTACGGCATGACGTTCTCGTCCGTATTCACGCTCATCGTCATCTCCGTGGACAGGTTCTGGTCCGTATCTTGGAGTCTGCACTACAGGATACACCACAAGAAGAAGAAGGCCTTCATCAGCATTGCTGTCGTCTGGTAG